The following nucleotide sequence is from Echeneis naucrates chromosome 5, fEcheNa1.1, whole genome shotgun sequence.
aaataaattgattgattgactgatggATCGACACGCATTTCATTCACGTCATTTATGTGTGTTTCAGACTGAGTGCTGAATATGGAGGAACTTTCCTgttgaacaaagcagtagatgAGATTGTGATGGAGAACGGTAAAGTAACAGCTGTGAAATCTGAGGGAAAGGTAAgtagatgcaaaaaaaaaagaaaaaaagtggtgAATGTGCCGATTGAAATGACCCTTGGGAATAACTGTACTCTGATTTTGCCTTTAACAGCTGTTTCACTGCAAACAGCTAATCTGTGATCCCAGCTATGTTCCCAACCGAGTGAGGAGAGTGGGACGTGCCATTAGGGCCATCTGTTTACTAAACCATCCAGTTAAAAACACCCATGATGCCAGTTCCTGTCAAATCATCATCCCTCAAGCTCAGGTCAACAGGAAATCAGGTAAGATATTTGTCAGAGTCTGAGAAATGAATGACAGCCTTATTTCCTGCATTTATGAGCAGATTATTTACATGTAATTCATTTGCTGTCAATAATCTTCCAATAGATCGCACAATGCCTTATAATGTACAGAACACTCCTCTGTTTTCCCATGCAGACATTTACATATCTGTGGTGTCCTATGCCCACAATGTGACCTGCGACGGGATGTACATCGCCACAGTCAGCACGACAGCAGAAACCAGTAACCCAGAGAAGGAGGTGCAGCCTGCACTGGAGCTTCTCGAGCCTATCATGCAAAAGTCAGTGAAACCTCTGAGTCTTTCACTTCACTGCTATGGTTGTGTAAGTAATGTTTAATTGAAATTGGATTTCATTGATCCTGTGTCCATTTTGAACTTTAGATTTGTTTCAGTAAACAATATGCTGGTTCCCAACGAAGACGGAAGGAAGAGTCAGGTAATGACGGTGGTTCCTCTGAGAgaaaaaagcttgtttttttacatcaggTGAAGCATGGTGGGCCCAGTGCTGGAAACAAATTGCTCTTCTCTTCCTTGTTTAGATATTTGTGTCACGCTCATATGATGCAACAAACCACTGTGAGGCTGAATGTGAAGACATCAAAGACCTGTACCAGCGGATCACAGGAGCAGAGCTCTGCTTCAGAGGATCACAGAGGCACCAGTCTCACAACTCTGATGATGAATAACAACATCTGTACCAGATCACTGGGCAGAGGGTTTTAAGTAGTAGGTAGACTGGGCAGTGAGTGTGCTATTTAAgggttgtgtgtttcttttcctttctgatttgTTGTGCTATAATTTCTCCCTTTGGGATGATGTTGAAGAACGGtttggaatttatttatttattttttggtttttcagttCTTTTAAAATCCATTATTCTGTATTTGCAGTGTTTTGGTGTGGGACCATGTTGTATTTAAACTCTTGCTGGTGATAACAGATGATTACAGTGATTTCTAACAGCAATatacaatgacattttttaGAATTTATTACTAACAGCACTAAAGTAATGTTGTCAGCATGCAGGCGTTTCTTCATACATTTGTCTAAAAAAGGTCTCACGTATTCTCTTGAGCATTAACGTGACTACATTTTTCAAAGACCACCGACACATGGTCTAAATGAGATATAACTCTAAATTGACCTAACTTAACACATCAGCTCCCAAATGAAACCGCGTGAACAGGCTGTGAATAGAAATAGGTCCTTTTTATGCTTGACGCATATTCAAGTAGGACCATACATGCAAATGACAGGGATTTAAGCATTCAGACAGAGGAGGGGCATGAGGCACAGGGGTAGAAGATTAGAGCTGAATCACAGCGATCTGTAGAGGATTTGTGGATTCTCTTATCTATGTAGGGTGAGAAGGACAAAGCCACTGAAATATGTCATATGCTGCACACAGGCAGCTTGTTGGTGCCAGAAATACAAAGtatgcagagacacacagatagaAGAGGCCTATCCAAGTGAAGGACAGTTCCCACCAACACCTGAGGCAATAGCTTGGAATGTATTTTCACATATAGAGTTTTGCTTTATCGACCGCTGCACAGACAAAATCAACTCTTCTGTCtgtttaaattgaaaaaaaaaaacaacaaaacaaacttggTTAGTCTTATTATACATTTATGGTATGCATGAAACCTCTTAAATACACATCAGATATATTTGGTGACATGTAAGGCatttaaatacacaatttatACAAACAGTTTTTATACAAGAACTGCACTTTACTGTGGTCTAATTCTCCATCATTGCTGTCCTCACTTGACTACATTTCCTGAGCATTTGTGCACGAACAAACGCACACAGTTTATTTGCCCCCTAAGATCTGAAAGCAGTCCAAATGCTTGTTCAAACTGTCATCAGTTCAATGTTCTGTTTGCCTCAGATCAAGGGATGACATCAGCTGTTCTAAACACATTTATCTCTAAAGTAACTGCTAAACCAAATACTGAAGGTGGAGATTTCTGTTGCTGTTCCATTGTGTGCTTCGAACACAATAAATGTAACCATATTACAGATTATCCTCAAAGTTATTCCTGTTTCACTTCCAGGGCTGTGCTAACAGGTGGAGGGATCAGACCAGCTGCTGCAATGCGTCTCTCACTAGTCAGGAAATTGAAGGTTGCACATGCGTTTggctgaaaaacagcagagatttttttttttttaaattatgaaaataagGACAGCCATGTTTGAGGTCCTGCTGGTGAGACAAAAAATCTTCATGTCTTTGTTAAAGGGTTTCATGTTGTCAGGATGAGCATATTCATTTTACTGACTGGGCATGCTTTACCGTATCTTGCACCTCCACAGCAATGCCTTTTCTCCTGAGTAGAGCGAGGACTGATGGGTCAATTCGTTCAACCCGTGCGCCTGTGCCCAGCACTAGGATCTCTGcataaataacagaaaaaaatgcatcaggaaatgttttttcatcTATACACATGTACATctaaaaaaatttttatattGTGGAAATTTCTTTTAACTGCATGGAGATGCTTCTATCCAGGGTATGAGGAGTCACTGAATGGTTCGATGACTATGAAATTGATGTAAACCATGTAAATCATGCACCAGATATTAGGAAAGTTACACAGGACATTTTAGGCCAGAGGCCACCATCCTAAAAACATCGAATGAAGGACTATCTTTTGGAAGAATGGTTTCAAATATTGTCGACAAAGTCAAGTATCAGTAAAGCTGTGCTTAACACCTTAACACCAATGTGTATTTTGGGTGGCATTTGTCAATTTACCTATTCTTGGTTCAAGCAtgtggaagagagagacactTTCCTCTGTGATGTCTTTATAACTGCCAACCTGTAGAAAAACCATATAAAACTCATAAAAGGTGTGTTAATTGAATACAAAGCAGCATGTGGTGCAGCATGATCTGTGAAGGGAGTCTGGATATTTCACTCACATTCCACTGCAGGATGGCGGGAGGCAGCACAGCGCAGGGTCCAAACACCTTATTGCCGTCGATGGTGAATCCTCTGGAACTATAGCTCTGTATCATGACTCCACTGTCAGGCTCCTTCTGCATGACAGACACTGTAGTACGCTGATACATCTCATCATCACTGGGTCCCAGTCGATGAGCACGAGAAAGAAATGGGCTGGAAAAGAACACAGAGTGTGGTGCTTTTCTAATAGCTTTCGTTTGTTTACTGTCAGTATCATCAATGTGAAGAATGCTAGTGGGCTGAAGAACTGTAGGCTTGAGTGAGATTTTGTTCTTACTGCATTTATTTCTCCACCACATTAAATTTCACAAAAACAGGGAGCACTGCAGAGCTGTTGCCATATGGCCCAGTTTAAGAGCCAGAATCTAAGGCCAACCTACTGACAGGGCTGAGAGCCAAAAGCTTTCGGCCTGTTTCTGAAGAACAGAGACAGCCAAGAAGCAAAAATTTCTGCTTGTGTAAGGAGCTGAAGCAGGTTTTATCCTCTTGTTCTCCCACCTTTTCCTCCTATTACAGAAACCTGAGCGAGTTCAGCAATCTTCTATTTGAGAGCAATGAAGCTCTGCGTTTGCTTTTCAGCTGCTGACTCGCCAGATGGTTATGTAAGCAGCACAACGTGCCCCGACCTGGACAAAGTGTGGATGTAATACCTGACTCCACCAGATGGAAGCAGAGTTAGTCTGATGGGCAGAAAGGATTAGGGTTTGTTTGGAGCGAACAGGATGCACACAAAACAAGTGATGCAACAATAACAAGCAACAACTCTTCTATTCCCCTACGGTGTTTCTTTATCCACTATTCAATCAATTAGATCTTCATCAGGcacaaaacaccacaaacaaacatcatcatATGTAAATATCTCGCAGTTGGATATTTATTCATCCCACAACAGGCGACCGACAGGAAAAGCCATTGGCTGTAGGTTTAGAAAACCCAAATCTATCACTGATATCTGCTCTTATAAACAGTCAAATTAAACCTCcaagagaaaataagaaaaaatggTTATGAAGATGTTACAGATAAAGCCAAAAGATGTGACGTGCTCTGCATTTTGGTCAATTGCTATAGTATTCATGGTTCAATTATATCTCGTTGCAGCACTGGCCTTCAGTTGTATC
It contains:
- the ndufaf3 gene encoding NADH dehydrogenase [ubiquinone] 1 alpha subcomplex assembly factor 3 isoform X1, with amino-acid sequence MWWRNKCSKNKISLKPTVLQPTSILHIDDTDSKQTKAIRKAPHSVFFSSPFLSRAHRLGPSDDEMYQRTTVSVMQKEPDSGVMIQSYSSRGFTIDGNKVFGPCAVLPPAILQWNVGSYKDITEESVSLFHMLEPRIEILVLGTGARVERIDPSVLALLRRKGIAVEVQDTPNACATFNFLTSERRIAAAGLIPPPVSTALEVKQE
- the ndufaf3 gene encoding NADH dehydrogenase [ubiquinone] 1 alpha subcomplex assembly factor 3 isoform X2 — its product is MSTAVCSRLLSSRGTAGTVFIRTVPAFCSPFLSRAHRLGPSDDEMYQRTTVSVMQKEPDSGVMIQSYSSRGFTIDGNKVFGPCAVLPPAILQWNVGSYKDITEESVSLFHMLEPRIEILVLGTGARVERIDPSVLALLRRKGIAVEVQDTPNACATFNFLTSERRIAAAGLIPPPVSTALEVKQE
- the ndufaf3 gene encoding NADH dehydrogenase [ubiquinone] 1 alpha subcomplex assembly factor 3 isoform X3, coding for MWWRNKCSKNKISLKPTVLQPTSILHIDDTDSKQTKAIRKAPHSVFFSSPFLSRAHRLGPSDDEMYQRTTVSVMQKEPDSGVMIQSYSSRGFTIDGNKVFGPCAVLPPAILQWNVGSYKDITEESVSLFHMLEPRIEILVLGTGARVERIDPSVLALLRRKGIAVEVQDTVKHAHQTHVQPSIS